One Vicia villosa cultivar HV-30 ecotype Madison, WI linkage group LG5, Vvil1.0, whole genome shotgun sequence genomic window, ttatataaatttaaaaatgtaCTATTAAAGTTAGATCAATAAAAAAAtcgatttaaaaaaattaaatgggaATACTAACTCAAGAAATTTGATATAGATTTATGATTTACTagaagatatattaaataatttaggaCTATCTTTAATCTTTAAACATAAGTCTTATTATAAGGATGAAATACTTAAGAATTATTTTTCATGTTAGTTGATCATGGTCCattattcaatataatttttgaaaatattttaaaatactaatTTAAGAAGAATTTTCAATCCAAgagattattttaaatttttgctaATTTCAACAATGAACTTTTAATCTAATAATCTAATAGTAGTATTAATAAAACAGGATCTCCatgtattttttatgaaaaaaggaTATGCACTACAATATAAAATAACCAATAACaatcatatattttattaaattatattgaaaattttaaataatttatatgacATGGTAGAATGATAGAATATTTTACAAAATCCATATTCATTAAactcatttttatttataatatataaaaaacggAAATTTTTATATCAACTTATTCCACGCACTCGTAGGGAACACAAATCCCACACGTTACTCCCATAGTATAAAAATAGATATGAGCTTTTTGCCTAAATTATCTGGATTGGATTTGCAGGGTTATGTGAGTATTCATCAGTGGCAAAAGAGGGTGTTTGATTATCCACGTGTCATcataaaaactaaactaaaaaatcacaaaaaaatttccAAATGAATTAGAGAATGGGATCTTTGAAAGCATAACGTCATATTGCATATTGTTTGGTCATGAATTTCATTTCATATAGTGCCCCACTTCAAAGGCCTGCTAGCTATGTAATACAATTCTATAGCTATAGCAACTTCACTGATTACATTTAATTTAAGTAACtacaataaaaaaaagaaaattaattaatcatattGATAACAACAACAATTAGCTTAAACCTTTAATTATCTCACATTTGGAAAATGGAAAATGTAGCTAGTAATTcaactctctttctctctatagTATTATCATCActtgcattgcatttgcatttgcaTCATCTAATTTGGCAAGCTTACTTCATCAAGATCATCCAATGATAAAAAAACTTCATCCAAACAAGATAATTCAGTTCCATCTCCATCTTCATCGTCATCCTCATCGCGTTGATAAACTCGACATATCACCCACCTACTATGTTcctaaatcaaacaaacaaatactACAATTAATACTAATATAACTCAGATGATAACAACCTTTATAAAAGTTTAAAATATTAGAGGACGCAAGTTCGACTCTGCCATAGATATTTGACATAaagataagttttttttatagtATTATATTATACTAACCGATTTCGGGTGTGATTTTCTTTTGGACGATgatcttgaagaagaagaagaagcggaATCAGAAAGACGATACTCTTGCATTATCCAATTAGTTTTGCTACCATTAGGTGCATCACCAATATGAAAAACATAATATTTCTTCATACCAACTCTCTTATTGCTTGAACTTGTTACAACTTGTTCTTCCATTCCCATTGGCATCCAATAACCATTGTTAGTAATTCTATTTTGTGTCCTTCTACTATAATAATACCATTGGTTCCCCTCTTCCAAAGCTCTACCTATACAAAATTAATCAAACTAATTatatcaaaaatattaattaattaatgtaaaaaactataatatagtaataataaaatatgaaGTTACCTTGAAGTTGCCATGGATCAAAGGGGTAGAGGTCAAGATCAGGGATAACATCAGGATGACAAGGTAAAAGAGAGGCCTTTCTATGAAGGAAATGGACCACAAGTTCTTCATCAGTTGGATAAAATCGAAACCCTGGTGGAAGATTAACATTGTTGTTACTATCACCCATTAAATAATTAAAGGTAGAGAGTAAGGAAATTAAATGAAAGAGGTTAGCTATAGGTAGGATATAGATGAAGGTGGTGGGTGTCAAGGTTTGGTATTTATAGAAATTTGATTCTAGGAGTTATATTGTGAAGGAGTGACGTGAAACTGAAGTGTTTTTTTTTATCACACACATATATGAATTgaatattgcattttttttattaattaataattttgatgaaATACATATATATAGTTTTGATTTTGTTTAGTGGCACTTTAATTTGAGAAGTGAGAACTAACTCCACCAAGGAAGTAAGGCGGCTGATAACGGAACGTGATGGATTAAGATTAGATACTTTGGGCATAAAACGGGATAACCAAAATCGTCTTAGTGGAAAAAAGGTCTGTGAGAGAGACATTGATGCAAATCATCATTCTTTTATACCTTTCATTAGTATTAATATCAAATTAGTATTAGTTCAATATTATTAGATAGTTCACCAATACTTATGATAACTTATTTGTTATattctttttataaataaaaatattattaataagtaAAGTACAATATCTCCAAcccataataattttaaaaaataatttaaaatggtgAAAAATATAAGAAGaatgaaattttgaaaaatataagaaTGAAATTTCTCGTTGAACCTAACTCTAAAAGTTAAAGGGGTGGGAAGGGTAGCTCAGTTGACACTTACTAAGTGAGTTAAAGAAATTGTTAGTCTTCAATATCTGATAGCAGCATTTATTTGTAAACATGTTGTTGATACttataaatcaacaactttaCCCACTAAATTGagtctattttttttcttcttttagatAATCGTTTCATTTTTACTTAAGATTTTAAAATGATAGgatcatattaatatttaataaaattactcCAAATAGCATCACAATAAGCTAACATGCCCCATTTTCATTTGTTAAGAAGAGAAATATTAAATAGGTTCAGTTTTTTTACGCCAATACGACCATTTTTATTAAACTTGGATATGTTTTTTCaactaatttaataaatttacttCTTTTCTTCTGCATCATCCatgaaaattttctttgaatGGAAGTTGTTTTGGGCCGAACATAATGGTCACCGAATCGACCACTCGAAAGAAGATACAATTCATCTAAAGCATTTGCAGCACAAGAGAACTACCCTACGAAAGAAGACAGACGATCTAATTCCCAGATGCATCCAATAGATCCCTGCATCACACACTTACAACTAACAGATTGTTATAACCGCCTCACTATATAAAAAATAGACACAAAGAGTTCAGGtacacaatttcaaatttagtTTCCATTCACCTGTCTCTCACATACTGACTTAAGCGTTGGAGTGCTAAACTTGTAGGTTAGCCCTTTCTCCACTACATCGGAAGCTCAGATCCACCGTAATCCTCCACAACTACCGATTCTCCATCAATTTCTGGTTCTGCAACAGAATAGTTTGTGGGAATCAACTTTTGATTTATGGCTCCGTTTGTGGGAATCAACTTTTGATTTATGCGTTTCCATAATTGCACATTCACTCCCCGATACATCAGTTCAAAACCTCTTTAGTTTATCAGATCAAGAGATCTCAAAATCGAACATGAAACTCTACAACCTCCGGTCTGATCAAGTAGCGTATCAACTTTGGCTTTCTGAATTTCTAGATTCTAGACTTCCACACTTTTGTGTAATGGCTGAATCTAGAGCTATTCGTTCCGTTGCAATACACGAAGTCGTTGTCGCTCAAGCAGCAATCAATCAACCTCTTCTTCATCCTCCTTAAGGCATTACAGATCAAGTAGCGAACACTGTTTTTTCCAAATCTTTTCCAAGCTCCTCAGATCACTGGATTTGTTCTAGTGCCTTCGATTAGGCCTTTGATACAGCCGCCAACTTCACAACCTAAAGTCTTTCATGATATCCACTGTTGCAAGCCAACCTCAAGATACAAGACGCCAACGAATTGCCGAACAATATGTAAAATAACGTCAGACAACAGAATTCACAGGCAATAAAGGAAAGGTTGCTTCGCCTAGAAGAAAGCCTTACAACGCGTCTCCATGAGGAAACACCATGCAAGAAGCGATGTAAAAAAGAAGCCAAGCCGCCATCCTTGGGCTTATCATATCTTAAACTAAACTTTTGATACCATATTAACAAATGTTGTTAGACTTAACTCAACCTACAAAGCCAACTTGTTGGATGAGAATTGTCTCCATTACTAAACATATGTTTAAACCATGTATTATCTGACGTTAAATTCTTAAAACTATAATACTAATTGCTACAAACTTTTTCAATTCTATCAATTCTAAAACAAATACATGGTTAAC contains:
- the LOC131607758 gene encoding NAC domain-containing protein 104-like, coding for MGDSNNNVNLPPGFRFYPTDEELVVHFLHRKASLLPCHPDVIPDLDLYPFDPWQLQGRALEEGNQWYYYSRRTQNRITNNGYWMPMGMEEQVVTSSSNKRVGMKKYYVFHIGDAPNGSKTNWIMQEYRLSDSASSSSSRSSSKRKSHPKSEHSRWVICRVYQRDEDDDEDGDGTELSCLDEVFLSLDDLDEVSLPN